Proteins encoded within one genomic window of Panacibacter microcysteis:
- the aat gene encoding leucyl/phenylalanyl-tRNA--protein transferase: MPLYALDDRLWFPPVADAQEDGLLAIGGDLGVKRLLLAYELGIFPWFEGDVPLWWSPDPRFVLFPHHLKISKSMKQLLKRNAFGFTINTAFHDVISQCKKIYRPGQDGTWITTEVVQAYKKLHELGFAHSAEAWQNGQLAGGLYGIKLGKVFFGESMFSLVSNASKYAFISLVQQLTAEGIQLIDCQVYTEHLESLGATMIPRSSFTALLREYIGEPG, translated from the coding sequence ATGCCATTGTATGCGCTGGATGATCGCTTATGGTTCCCTCCTGTTGCTGATGCTCAGGAAGATGGTTTACTCGCTATCGGCGGCGATCTCGGCGTAAAACGCCTGCTGCTTGCCTATGAACTCGGCATCTTTCCATGGTTTGAGGGCGATGTGCCATTGTGGTGGAGCCCTGATCCGCGCTTTGTGTTGTTCCCCCATCACTTAAAGATCAGCAAGAGCATGAAACAACTGCTCAAAAGAAACGCTTTCGGCTTTACCATCAACACTGCCTTTCACGATGTCATCTCTCAATGTAAAAAAATATACCGTCCCGGCCAGGATGGAACATGGATCACCACAGAAGTGGTGCAGGCTTACAAAAAATTACACGAGCTTGGTTTTGCACACAGCGCAGAAGCCTGGCAAAACGGCCAACTTGCAGGTGGCCTGTATGGCATAAAGCTGGGTAAAGTTTTTTTTGGAGAGAGTATGTTCAGCCTTGTAAGCAATGCCAGCAAATACGCTTTTATCAGCCTTGTACAACAATTAACAGCCGAGGGCATACAGCTCATAGATTGCCAGGTGTATACCGAACACCTCGAAAGCCTTGGTGCCACCATGATTCCGCGGTCTTCGTTTACAGCATTGCTGCGTGAGTATATTGGTGAGCCTGGCTAA
- a CDS encoding SDR family oxidoreductase, translating into MDKKLQDQVAIITGSSSGIGAGCAKEMAKAGATVVINYPVTGAKEMAEAVVADIVANGGSAISYKCDVSKEDEVIQMFKDVVAQYGTVDILVNNAGLQRDAKFVDMTLEQWNFVLSVNLTGQFLCAREAIREFLRRGINSKSKAAGKIICMSSVHEVIPWAGHANYAASKGGVMLMMKTIAQEYAPKKIRINSIAPGAIQTPINKDAWDTSEHLQNLLKLIPERRIGQVEDIGKTAVWLASDDADYVNGTTIFVDGGMTLYPGFEDNG; encoded by the coding sequence ATGGATAAAAAACTGCAGGACCAGGTTGCTATTATTACGGGTAGCAGCAGTGGCATAGGTGCCGGTTGCGCAAAAGAAATGGCAAAAGCGGGCGCAACGGTGGTAATCAACTACCCTGTAACGGGTGCAAAAGAGATGGCAGAAGCTGTTGTGGCAGATATTGTTGCCAACGGGGGCTCCGCTATCAGTTACAAGTGCGATGTAAGCAAAGAAGATGAAGTGATACAAATGTTTAAAGATGTGGTAGCTCAATATGGCACTGTAGATATTCTTGTAAACAATGCAGGCCTGCAAAGAGACGCAAAGTTTGTTGACATGACGCTTGAGCAATGGAACTTTGTATTGTCCGTAAACCTTACCGGGCAGTTTCTTTGTGCACGGGAGGCCATCCGTGAATTCCTGCGCAGGGGTATTAACAGCAAGTCAAAAGCCGCGGGTAAGATCATTTGCATGAGCAGTGTACACGAAGTAATTCCCTGGGCCGGCCATGCCAATTACGCAGCCAGCAAAGGCGGCGTAATGTTGATGATGAAAACAATTGCACAGGAATATGCACCAAAGAAAATACGCATAAATAGTATTGCACCTGGTGCAATTCAAACACCGATCAATAAAGATGCGTGGGACACTTCTGAGCATTTGCAAAATCTACTGAAACTTATTCCCGAAAGACGTATTGGCCAGGTAGAAGACATCGGGAAAACCGCTGTATGGCTGGCAAGTGACGATGCAGACTATGTAAATGGTACAACTATTTTTGTTGATGGTGGAATGACCTTATACCCCGGCTTTGAAGACAACGGGTAA
- a CDS encoding ATP-dependent Clp protease adaptor ClpS, whose product MSTISLSTASSPLQDTELDVLTAEQFPYNLVVWNDDVNTFDWVIQTLVEVCEHTEEQAEQCSIIIHYKGKCAVKNGDYDTLKPMCNAITERNINATIEMTVNS is encoded by the coding sequence ATGTCTACAATTTCTCTTAGCACCGCTTCTTCACCATTACAGGATACAGAACTGGATGTGCTTACCGCGGAACAGTTTCCTTACAACCTGGTCGTGTGGAACGATGATGTAAACACGTTTGACTGGGTTATTCAAACACTGGTGGAAGTGTGCGAACATACCGAAGAACAGGCAGAACAATGTTCCATTATCATCCACTACAAAGGCAAATGCGCCGTAAAAAATGGCGACTATGATACGCTGAAACCCATGTGCAATGCCATTACCGAAAGAAACATCAACGCTACCATTGAGATGACGGTTAACAGCTAA
- a CDS encoding MGH1-like glycoside hydrolase domain-containing protein, with protein MNAEQQRLQDPLWKKWGPYLSERQWGTVREDYSEDGHAWDYFPHDHARSRVYRWGEDGIAGISDDQQHICFALALWNGKDPVLKERLFGLTGNEGNHGEDVKELYYYLDSTPTHSYMKHLYKYPQAEYPYADLVHTNRNLTRFEKEYELTDTGVFDNHKYFDVFTEYAKNDVEDILIRITVHNRSNEAAYLAVLPTLWLRNLWSFGMMHTKPGIYLKDSGDNYGHVKADHYWEGDYHFYFEKPVRTLFTENETNTERLYGQPNKTPFVKDAFHTAVIQQDFAWLEAQRTGSKFAPMYEFNMEANSFVVIKLRLSKHHIDQGAIDTTFDDVFKKRIQEADEFYATVSTAKDPELIHIQRQALAGMLWSKQYYNIDIPRWLNGDPGQPPPPEKRKHGRNHHWPSLNNEDIISMPDKWEYPWYAAWDLAFHCVPLAMVDPGFAKHQLILFLREWYMRPNGQLPAYEWSFSDVNPPVHAWSCLQVYKIDKAKTGKPDITFLERVFQKLLLNFTWWVNRKDMHGKNVFEGGFLGLDNIGVFDRSNTIPGGGSLEQADGTSWMAMYCLNMLEMALEISQYNTAYEDVTTKFFEHFVYIAESLNRIGENWTSSWDEEEGFFYDVLAMPGGRYIPLKVRSFVGLSTLFAVFVLKKELLVKVPDFYHRLKWFQQYREKNNQYLVIEELKEHDDILLSLVPMSRLKKLLKALLDENEFLSKGGIRSISKIHEHGYTLNIDGQRFGLDYQPGEATSDLFGGNSNWRGPVWMPMNYLLVQALHTYCTYYKDNAQVAFPAGSGNSLTLGQVAHEISKRLVAIFQTGADGHRPVNDYNELYRNEHFRELVLFYEYFHGETARGVGASHQTGWTGLVAQLINDISIFDGGSKEKK; from the coding sequence ATGAATGCTGAACAACAACGTTTGCAGGATCCGTTATGGAAAAAATGGGGGCCATACCTCAGCGAACGCCAGTGGGGAACAGTAAGAGAAGATTATAGTGAGGATGGACATGCATGGGATTATTTCCCGCACGATCATGCACGCAGCCGCGTTTACCGCTGGGGAGAAGATGGCATTGCAGGCATTAGTGATGACCAGCAACACATCTGTTTTGCACTTGCCCTATGGAATGGTAAAGACCCTGTTTTAAAAGAACGTTTATTTGGCCTGACCGGTAACGAAGGCAACCATGGCGAAGACGTAAAGGAATTGTACTACTACCTGGATAGTACACCCACGCACAGCTACATGAAACACCTGTACAAGTACCCACAGGCCGAATACCCGTATGCAGACCTGGTGCATACAAACCGCAACCTTACCAGGTTTGAAAAGGAATATGAGTTAACTGATACAGGCGTTTTTGATAACCATAAATATTTCGATGTCTTTACTGAATATGCAAAGAACGATGTTGAAGACATCCTCATCCGCATTACTGTACACAACCGGAGCAATGAAGCGGCTTACCTTGCGGTGTTGCCCACACTTTGGCTGCGCAACCTGTGGAGTTTTGGTATGATGCATACCAAACCCGGCATTTATTTAAAAGACAGCGGTGACAACTATGGCCATGTAAAAGCAGATCATTATTGGGAAGGCGATTACCATTTTTATTTTGAAAAGCCTGTACGCACTTTGTTTACGGAAAATGAAACCAATACAGAACGCCTGTATGGCCAGCCAAACAAAACACCTTTTGTGAAAGATGCGTTTCACACGGCTGTTATTCAACAAGACTTTGCGTGGCTGGAAGCGCAAAGAACCGGAAGCAAGTTTGCACCCATGTATGAGTTTAACATGGAAGCAAACAGTTTCGTTGTTATAAAGCTCCGGCTAAGCAAACACCACATTGACCAGGGCGCCATTGATACAACATTTGATGACGTGTTTAAAAAGCGCATACAGGAAGCAGATGAATTTTATGCAACTGTTTCCACCGCCAAAGACCCGGAGCTCATCCATATTCAACGCCAGGCATTAGCGGGCATGCTGTGGAGCAAACAATATTATAACATTGATATTCCGCGCTGGCTGAATGGAGACCCCGGCCAGCCACCGCCCCCTGAAAAAAGAAAACATGGACGCAATCACCACTGGCCTTCTTTAAATAATGAAGACATTATTTCAATGCCTGATAAATGGGAGTACCCGTGGTATGCCGCATGGGACCTCGCTTTTCATTGCGTACCGCTTGCAATGGTTGATCCTGGTTTTGCCAAACATCAACTGATCCTGTTTTTACGAGAATGGTACATGAGGCCAAACGGCCAGCTACCTGCATACGAGTGGTCTTTCAGCGATGTAAACCCGCCGGTGCATGCATGGAGTTGTTTACAGGTGTACAAAATTGATAAAGCAAAAACAGGAAAGCCCGATATAACATTTCTCGAAAGGGTGTTTCAAAAACTGCTGCTGAATTTTACGTGGTGGGTAAACAGGAAAGACATGCACGGCAAAAACGTTTTCGAAGGCGGTTTTCTTGGTCTTGATAACATTGGTGTGTTTGACAGAAGCAATACCATACCCGGCGGCGGCTCGCTCGAACAGGCAGATGGCACAAGCTGGATGGCTATGTATTGCCTCAACATGCTGGAAATGGCTTTGGAAATTTCGCAATACAACACAGCTTACGAAGATGTAACAACAAAATTCTTTGAACACTTTGTTTACATAGCCGAATCATTAAACCGGATTGGCGAGAACTGGACCAGCAGTTGGGACGAAGAAGAAGGATTTTTTTACGATGTTCTGGCTATGCCCGGCGGCAGGTACATACCGCTGAAAGTGCGGTCATTCGTGGGTTTGAGCACGCTGTTTGCCGTATTTGTGCTAAAAAAAGAGCTGCTGGTAAAAGTGCCTGATTTTTACCATCGTTTAAAATGGTTCCAGCAATACCGTGAAAAAAATAACCAGTATCTCGTTATAGAAGAGTTGAAAGAACACGATGATATCTTACTGTCGCTGGTGCCAATGAGCCGGCTGAAAAAATTACTCAAGGCATTGCTCGATGAAAATGAATTTCTAAGTAAAGGCGGCATTCGCTCTATTTCTAAAATACACGAACATGGTTATACTTTAAATATTGACGGGCAGCGGTTTGGTCTCGATTACCAGCCCGGCGAAGCCACCAGCGACCTCTTCGGCGGCAACAGCAACTGGCGGGGCCCGGTGTGGATGCCGATGAATTACCTGCTGGTGCAGGCATTGCATACCTATTGCACGTATTACAAAGACAATGCACAGGTAGCGTTTCCTGCAGGCTCCGGCAATAGTCTTACGTTAGGCCAGGTTGCACACGAAATTTCCAAACGGCTTGTAGCCATCTTTCAAACAGGAGCTGATGGTCATCGTCCCGTAAATGATTACAACGAACTATACAGGAATGAGCATTTCAGGGAGCTTGTTTTGTTCTATGAATATTTTCACGGTGAAACAGCAAGAGGTGTCGGAGCATCGCATCAAACCGGCTGGACGGGCTTGGTAGCACAACTGATCAACGATATATCAATCTTTGATGGAGGAAGTAAAGAAAAAAAATGA
- a CDS encoding Rieske 2Fe-2S domain-containing protein translates to MGTSYSAVGWNRQKRIYDQVIAGCCVLYLVLFVLITVTVNPDCTFETVLLRSTSTLAVFILHVILSIGPLTRLNKKFLPLLYNRRHLGVTMFLLSAVHAVFGILQFHSLGNVNPLVSLFTSNTHYGSIADFPFQSLGFFAFVIFLLMAITSHDFWLHNLTPKTWKTLHMFVYLAYFLVVMHVMLGVIQYETNPVFVVIMISGAFILITLHLIAGMAEVKKDKKAYRPEEEGFVQVCDVRDVEESRAKIFCIAEERIAVYRHENKIYAIHNVCKHQGGPLGEGKILDGCITCPWHGYQYLPHNGQSPPPFTEKVSTYKVKITGNTIWLKPTPDTAGTTQQGAAVPAE, encoded by the coding sequence ATGGGTACATCATATTCAGCCGTTGGCTGGAACAGGCAAAAAAGAATATACGACCAGGTAATTGCTGGTTGTTGTGTGTTGTACCTGGTACTGTTTGTTTTAATAACGGTAACAGTAAATCCTGACTGCACTTTTGAAACAGTATTACTGCGATCCACATCAACACTGGCAGTGTTTATACTGCATGTTATTTTGAGTATAGGACCGCTGACCAGGCTGAATAAAAAATTTCTGCCGCTTCTCTACAACCGAAGACATCTTGGAGTAACAATGTTTTTACTTTCTGCTGTTCATGCTGTTTTTGGCATACTGCAGTTTCATTCGTTGGGTAATGTTAACCCGCTGGTGTCTTTATTTACTTCCAATACACATTATGGTTCTATAGCAGATTTCCCATTTCAGTCATTGGGATTTTTTGCTTTTGTTATATTTCTTCTTATGGCCATTACGAGCCACGATTTCTGGCTGCACAACCTTACGCCAAAAACCTGGAAGACGCTGCATATGTTTGTTTACCTGGCCTATTTTCTTGTTGTAATGCATGTAATGCTTGGCGTTATTCAATATGAAACTAACCCGGTGTTTGTGGTGATTATGATAAGCGGCGCTTTTATATTAATTACGCTGCATCTTATAGCAGGCATGGCGGAGGTGAAAAAAGACAAGAAAGCATATAGGCCGGAAGAGGAAGGTTTTGTACAGGTATGCGATGTGCGTGACGTTGAAGAAAGCCGCGCAAAAATATTTTGCATAGCGGAAGAAAGGATTGCTGTTTACAGACACGAAAACAAAATTTATGCAATTCACAATGTATGTAAGCACCAGGGCGGCCCGTTAGGTGAAGGAAAAATTCTTGATGGATGTATAACCTGTCCATGGCACGGCTACCAGTATTTGCCGCACAACGGGCAATCGCCACCACCTTTTACAGAAAAAGTAAGTACATACAAAGTAAAAATTACAGGCAATACAATATGGCTAAAACCCACGCCTGATACAGCAGGAACAACGCAGCAGGGTGCGGCGGTACCTGCTGAATAA